The following proteins come from a genomic window of Thiothrix winogradskyi:
- a CDS encoding ATP-binding protein encodes MIILAFCSKLHFRLKPLFTKTGFTDDDPPILRQTSALILARRQPEYRRFLHTRIDFGEQLIGIKGARGCGKTTVLLQHAQSCGLEASRILYIACDHPAMVDVDLYALAQTFYQEGGQLLLIDEIHKRKGFAIHLKAIRDTFDLQVIFSGSSALRLEHELADLSRRAVVHELPVLSLREFMEIETGQQFAAYALPDILANHANLAANVMQTLRPIEQFKKYLRYGAYPFYRESLDNYTSKLLEVINLTIDSDLASLYSIAPDKLDKLKKLLYMLCSTDPVELNISKLSAGVGTSWPTLSRYLDSMSAGSLVHSVRGGSGMRTVNKPDKLLLDNTNLFYTLCASPNVGSLRESFFVSQLGYQHQVHYHDKGDFLVDDRWVFEIGGVGRTLKQLAQHPDGYAVVDDVVIGDGRRIPLWLFGMLY; translated from the coding sequence GTGATAATTCTCGCTTTTTGCTCTAAACTACACTTTAGACTAAAGCCACTTTTCACTAAAACAGGTTTCACAGACGATGATCCCCCCATCCTCCGTCAGACATCCGCCTTAATCCTTGCCCGACGGCAACCAGAATACCGCCGTTTCCTGCACACTCGTATCGACTTCGGCGAACAACTGATCGGCATCAAGGGCGCACGCGGTTGTGGCAAGACCACCGTACTTCTGCAACACGCGCAAAGCTGCGGCTTGGAAGCCTCCCGCATCCTGTACATTGCGTGCGACCACCCGGCGATGGTGGATGTGGATCTGTATGCCCTAGCGCAAACCTTTTACCAAGAAGGCGGGCAACTGCTGCTGATCGACGAAATCCACAAGCGCAAAGGCTTTGCCATTCACCTCAAGGCGATCCGTGATACCTTTGATTTGCAGGTGATCTTTTCCGGCTCGTCGGCGTTGCGGCTGGAACACGAACTGGCGGATTTATCGCGGCGGGCGGTGGTGCATGAGCTGCCGGTACTGTCATTGCGTGAATTCATGGAAATCGAAACCGGGCAACAGTTTGCGGCCTATGCCCTGCCCGACATCCTCGCCAATCACGCCAACTTGGCGGCAAATGTCATGCAAACGCTGCGCCCGATTGAACAGTTCAAGAAATACCTGCGTTACGGCGCTTACCCGTTCTACCGCGAATCGCTGGATAATTACACCAGCAAGCTGCTGGAAGTGATCAACCTGACGATTGATTCCGACCTTGCCAGCCTCTACAGCATCGCCCCCGACAAACTGGATAAGCTGAAAAAGCTGCTGTACATGCTGTGCAGCACTGACCCGGTGGAATTGAACATTTCCAAACTGAGCGCGGGGGTGGGTACGTCTTGGCCGACGCTTTCGCGCTATCTCGACAGCATGAGCGCGGGCAGTCTGGTGCATAGCGTGCGCGGCGGCAGCGGAATGCGTACCGTCAACAAGCCGGATAAGCTGCTGCTGGACAACACCAACCTGTTTTACACACTGTGTGCTAGCCCCAATGTCGGCTCACTCCGTGAAAGTTTTTTTGTCTCGCAACTGGGTTATCAGCATCAGGTGCATTACCACGACAAGGGCGATTTTCTCGTGGATGACCGCTGGGTATTTGAAATTGGCGGCGTGGGCAGAACCCTCAAACAGCTTGCCCAGCACCCGGATGGCTACGCTGTGGTCGATGATGTGGTCATCGGCGATGGCAGGCGGATTCCGTTGTGGTTGTTTGGGATGTTGTATTGA
- the glnE gene encoding bifunctional [glutamate--ammonia ligase]-adenylyl-L-tyrosine phosphorylase/[glutamate--ammonia-ligase] adenylyltransferase, with the protein MKAMINREAERRGKYLDVKLGTGGIREIEFTAQVFQLMRGGRIPELRGRSLLPTLDALLAQQLLTAEEFEVLQPAYYFLRRTENRLQMWNDEQTHSLPTTLERQACLASSMGFADWASFEAELNRHQQAVAQIFQRVFALETQESQPMPEHPAIQALLHSRLYNTLTDTGRSRLNRLLPALLDACNALADPEQALERCLRIVQKIAPRSGYIAMLADHPNALEQFVRLVSDSLWITSQLTDHPILLDQLLDSRQLYTPLDREQLGAALRLELERIDQGDTEQVMERLRQFKQAQVLRVAAADITGVLPLMKVSDQLTWIAEAVLEETQRHVWETMTAQTGVPTYIAAAPEYPPIPSPSPARGEGSKIEEAGFAIIAYGKLGGLELGYGSDLDIIFLHDSHGTAQQTNGKKTLENAVFYARFAQKIIHTLTTFTPAGRLYETDTRLRPSGASGLLVTSLNAFRTYQQEKAWVWEHQALLRARVITGSERLRAQFEQVRHEILCQSRDRAELRKQVIAMRQKMWDSMASKDARVFNLKKDPGGVTDIEFIVQFLILAHAHEYPELVRWSDNIRQLDSLQVAGVLPTDTAEALADAYRTLRDRIHELSLQEQEAVVDAGQFMREREVVRAAWVGLVEQ; encoded by the coding sequence ATGAAAGCGATGATCAACCGCGAAGCCGAACGCCGGGGCAAATACCTCGATGTGAAACTCGGCACTGGCGGTATCCGTGAAATCGAATTTACGGCGCAAGTGTTTCAATTGATGCGCGGCGGGCGGATTCCCGAATTGCGGGGGCGTAGTTTGCTGCCGACGTTGGATGCGTTATTGGCACAGCAACTGCTGACGGCGGAAGAGTTTGAGGTGTTGCAACCAGCGTACTATTTCCTGCGCCGCACGGAAAACCGCCTGCAAATGTGGAATGATGAACAGACGCATTCGCTGCCGACCACGCTAGAACGTCAAGCGTGCCTTGCCAGTTCGATGGGGTTTGCGGATTGGGCGAGTTTTGAGGCAGAACTGAATCGCCATCAGCAGGCGGTAGCGCAGATTTTCCAGCGAGTATTTGCGCTCGAAACGCAGGAAAGTCAGCCGATGCCGGAACATCCTGCGATTCAGGCACTGTTGCACAGCCGTTTGTACAACACCTTGACCGATACCGGGCGCAGCCGTTTGAACCGCTTACTGCCTGCGTTGCTGGATGCGTGTAATGCCTTGGCTGATCCCGAACAGGCGTTGGAACGCTGTTTGCGGATTGTGCAAAAAATTGCGCCGCGTTCCGGCTATATTGCCATGCTCGCCGATCACCCGAATGCGTTGGAACAATTCGTGCGCTTGGTCAGCGACAGTTTGTGGATTACCAGTCAATTGACCGATCACCCGATTTTGCTGGATCAATTGCTGGATTCGCGCCAGTTGTATACGCCGCTGGATCGGGAGCAATTGGGCGCGGCATTGCGGCTGGAATTGGAGCGCATTGATCAGGGCGATACCGAACAGGTGATGGAACGTTTGCGTCAATTCAAGCAAGCGCAGGTATTGCGCGTTGCGGCGGCGGACATTACCGGCGTATTGCCGCTGATGAAGGTGTCGGATCAGTTGACTTGGATTGCAGAAGCCGTGTTAGAAGAAACTCAGCGGCATGTGTGGGAGACGATGACGGCGCAGACGGGCGTGCCAACTTATATCGCGGCTGCGCCGGAATACCCCCCCATCCCCAGCCCTTCCCCCGCAAGGGGTGAAGGGAGCAAGATAGAAGAGGCGGGGTTTGCGATTATTGCTTACGGCAAACTCGGCGGTCTGGAACTCGGTTACGGCTCTGATCTCGACATTATTTTCTTGCACGACAGTCACGGTACGGCGCAGCAAACCAATGGCAAGAAGACGCTGGAAAATGCGGTGTTTTATGCACGATTTGCGCAGAAAATTATTCATACGCTGACGACGTTTACGCCAGCGGGACGCTTGTACGAAACCGATACGCGCTTGCGCCCTAGTGGGGCTTCGGGTTTGTTGGTGACGAGTTTGAATGCGTTTCGTACCTACCAGCAGGAAAAGGCGTGGGTGTGGGAACATCAGGCGTTGTTGCGGGCGCGGGTGATCACGGGTTCGGAGCGTTTGCGGGCGCAGTTTGAGCAGGTGCGTCACGAGATTTTATGTCAGTCGCGTGATAGGGCGGAGTTGCGCAAGCAGGTGATTGCGATGCGTCAGAAGATGTGGGACAGCATGGCGAGTAAGGATGCCCGCGTGTTTAACCTGAAAAAAGACCCCGGCGGGGTGACGGATATTGAATTTATTGTGCAATTCCTGATTTTGGCGCACGCGCATGAATACCCGGAACTGGTGCGCTGGAGCGACAATATCCGCCAACTTGATTCGTTGCAGGTGGCAGGCGTTTTACCAACGGACACAGCGGAAGCATTGGCGGATGCCTATCGGACGTTGCGTGACCGTATCCACGAATTGTCGTTGCAGGAGCAGGAAGCAGTGGTTGATGCGGGGCAGTTTATGCGTGAGCGTGAGGTGGTGCGGGCGGCTTGGGTTGGGTTGGTGGAGCAATAA
- the rsxE gene encoding electron transport complex subunit RsxE, producing the protein MSLIKQDDRITVDTFLEGVWRENPVFVMMLGMCPVLAVTNSAINALAMGLATAFVLVASSLLVSLFRNLIPSEVRIATYIVIISTFVTIVDYTMQALSQEVYNALGAFIQLIVVNCIILGRAEACASRNKPVKSMVNAAGMGLGFTLALLCLGVVREILGSGSLFGLPLFSEQFQPWVVMVLPPGGFLVLGGWLLFFEWLKTRKQSLAEGVTHG; encoded by the coding sequence ATGAGCCTGATCAAACAGGATGACCGGATTACGGTCGATACTTTCCTCGAAGGCGTGTGGCGCGAAAACCCGGTATTCGTGATGATGCTGGGCATGTGTCCGGTGCTGGCTGTCACCAACTCGGCGATCAATGCGCTGGCAATGGGCTTGGCAACCGCATTCGTGCTGGTGGCATCGAGTTTGCTGGTGTCGTTGTTCCGCAACCTGATTCCGTCGGAAGTGCGCATTGCCACTTACATTGTGATCATTTCGACCTTTGTGACCATCGTGGATTACACCATGCAGGCGTTGAGTCAGGAGGTTTACAACGCGCTGGGGGCGTTCATCCAGTTGATTGTGGTGAACTGCATTATTCTGGGGCGGGCGGAAGCTTGTGCGTCACGCAACAAACCCGTCAAGTCGATGGTAAACGCGGCAGGCATGGGGCTGGGTTTCACGCTGGCTTTGCTGTGCTTGGGCGTAGTGCGCGAAATCCTCGGCAGTGGTTCGCTGTTTGGCTTGCCGCTGTTTAGTGAACAGTTCCAGCCGTGGGTGGTGATGGTATTGCCACCGGGCGGCTTTTTGGTGCTGGGCGGCTGGTTGCTGTTCTTTGAATGGCTGAAAACACGCAAACAATCTTTGGCGGAGGGTGTCACGCATGGGTAG
- a CDS encoding PIN domain-containing protein produces MKERSFLDTNILLYTDDKKAPEKQAQALALLKSGWQTGNAVISTQVLQEYFAAATRKLSVPVETARRKIELLSARADVFSIAPDDIVQAIDLHRLHSFSFWDSLIVRMAQKSACTVLFSEDMQDGRVIGNVRIVNPFA; encoded by the coding sequence ATGAAAGAGCGTAGCTTTCTTGATACTAATATCCTGCTTTACACCGATGATAAAAAAGCCCCGGAGAAGCAGGCGCAAGCCCTCGCCCTGTTGAAATCCGGCTGGCAAACGGGCAATGCAGTCATTTCCACGCAGGTGTTGCAGGAATATTTTGCCGCTGCCACTCGCAAACTGTCAGTACCCGTGGAAACCGCCCGCCGCAAGATCGAATTACTCAGTGCGCGTGCGGATGTGTTTAGCATTGCGCCTGACGATATTGTGCAAGCGATTGATTTGCATCGCCTGCACAGCTTTTCATTTTGGGATTCACTGATTGTACGCATGGCGCAGAAAAGTGCTTGTACCGTACTGTTTTCGGAAGACATGCAGGATGGGCGGGTGATCGGTAATGTGCGGATTGTGAATCCGTTTGCTTAA
- a CDS encoding transcriptional regulator yields MRTLTIRILDEDAAMQEMQQRFVNTWKTGEYAGEFLTFESPSALFRAITPKRWELISKLQRLGKVSLRELARQTQRDVHRIHDDVNSLKELGIVEQDDKGVSIPYQKIHTDFTLSSLAA; encoded by the coding sequence ATGAGAACACTGACAATCCGCATTCTGGATGAAGATGCTGCCATGCAGGAAATGCAGCAGCGTTTCGTTAACACATGGAAAACCGGCGAATACGCGGGCGAATTCCTGACGTTTGAATCACCTTCCGCCCTGTTCCGTGCTATCACCCCCAAACGTTGGGAACTGATCAGCAAGCTGCAACGGCTGGGCAAAGTCAGCCTGCGAGAATTAGCACGGCAAACCCAGCGGGATGTGCATCGCATCCATGATGACGTTAATTCATTGAAAGAACTGGGTATCGTTGAGCAGGATGACAAGGGTGTGAGCATTCCTTACCAGAAAATTCATACCGATTTTACCTTGAGCAGTTTAGCTGCTTAA
- a CDS encoding chemotaxis protein, which yields MRDYLIAMLVIPVLFGAWIVVQRIVKEFALRHPEFGPPREEGGGCGSSCGCSGKKACKNRGH from the coding sequence ATGCGGGATTATCTGATTGCAATGCTGGTGATTCCGGTGTTGTTCGGCGCGTGGATTGTGGTGCAACGCATTGTGAAAGAATTTGCCTTGCGCCACCCGGAATTTGGCCCGCCACGCGAAGAAGGCGGCGGCTGTGGGTCGTCATGCGGGTGCAGTGGCAAGAAGGCGTGCAAAAACCGGGGACATTGA
- a CDS encoding electron transport complex protein RnfA, with translation MGSTDSITFIFFNAFLANNFVLAMFLGLCPFLGVSGKLNTAVPMGLATSFVMLVSSVCAYFLNELLVAFNIEYLRLISYIVVIASAVQLVEMTLKKLSPALFRALGIYLPLITTNCAILGLALFQTFKEYNFMQALAYALGAGAGFILALLLMAGLRERLDLAKLPSVTQGAALSLILGGLLSLAFMGFAGLGAE, from the coding sequence ATGGGTAGTACCGACAGCATTACTTTTATCTTTTTCAACGCTTTTTTGGCGAACAACTTTGTGCTGGCGATGTTTTTGGGGTTGTGCCCGTTTCTGGGTGTGTCCGGCAAGCTGAATACGGCAGTGCCGATGGGCTTGGCAACCTCGTTCGTGATGCTGGTGAGTTCGGTGTGTGCGTATTTCCTCAATGAATTGCTGGTGGCGTTCAATATCGAATATTTGCGCCTGATCAGTTACATCGTGGTGATTGCGTCCGCCGTGCAATTGGTGGAAATGACCCTGAAAAAACTTAGCCCGGCATTGTTTCGTGCGCTGGGGATTTATTTGCCGCTGATTACCACCAACTGCGCAATTCTGGGACTGGCGTTGTTCCAGACATTTAAGGAATACAACTTCATGCAAGCGCTGGCGTATGCGCTGGGTGCGGGCGCGGGGTTCATTCTGGCCTTGCTGCTGATGGCGGGGCTGCGTGAGCGGCTGGATTTGGCGAAGTTGCCGAGCGTGACCCAAGGGGCGGCATTGAGCCTGATTCTGGGTGGCTTGTTGTCACTGGCGTTTATGGGATTTGCAGGACTGGGAGCGGAATAA
- a CDS encoding RnfABCDGE type electron transport complex subunit G: MSGRNSTAMIATLGFVTALSGFLIVTVFQATKPAIEENKRLAIQKTVLEVIKGATADKHFIINEKGELLEAVPGMKGTNVYAGYDAQGKLVGVAAEGSAQGYSGSVDTIYAYNPQCECITGIKVIKQTETPGLGDKVITDKNFVANFDKLEAKVNAAGDALANAIVAVKHGAKHNPWEIDAISGATISSKAIAKGLNNSAQDVLPKVVPLLPQIEGAQP, encoded by the coding sequence ATGAGTGGCAGAAATAGCACGGCGATGATCGCCACGCTGGGGTTTGTAACCGCGCTGTCAGGTTTCCTGATCGTGACAGTGTTTCAAGCCACCAAACCGGCGATTGAAGAAAACAAACGTTTGGCTATCCAGAAAACGGTGTTGGAAGTGATCAAGGGTGCAACCGCTGACAAGCATTTCATCATCAATGAAAAAGGTGAATTGCTGGAAGCTGTCCCCGGCATGAAAGGCACGAATGTGTACGCGGGTTACGATGCCCAAGGCAAACTGGTGGGCGTGGCGGCTGAAGGCAGTGCGCAGGGCTATTCCGGCTCGGTGGACACCATTTACGCTTATAACCCGCAATGCGAGTGCATTACCGGCATCAAGGTCATCAAGCAAACCGAAACGCCGGGGCTGGGTGACAAGGTGATTACTGACAAGAACTTTGTCGCCAATTTCGACAAGCTGGAAGCCAAGGTGAATGCGGCGGGCGATGCGCTGGCAAACGCGATTGTGGCGGTCAAGCACGGCGCGAAACACAACCCGTGGGAAATCGACGCCATCAGCGGCGCGACCATTTCCTCCAAAGCCATTGCCAAGGGCTTGAACAACAGTGCGCAAGACGTGCTGCCCAAGGTCGTACCGCTATTGCCGCAAATCGAAGGAGCGCAACCATGA
- a CDS encoding toll/interleukin-1 receptor domain-containing protein, with product MTRVFISYSHDSDAHREFVRGISDRLRKEGLDCLIDLYVNGFPPEGWQRWMENQIESADFVLLVCTETYLRRYRGQETEGGRGVTFEGVVISQTLYDHYYRNTKFIPMIPTHGSLDHVPLTLKPYSTYCLPSDYDKLYRVLTGQAEYIAPPLGEIRSMPAANGHTPPSIHSDRLPTVKGGFFGRTAELQLLNTAWANTTTRIIQFIAPGGTGKTKLLRHWLDHTTDIPVLIAWSFYSQGASEDKQTSATPFFSHAFAKLGSTRERFASEEDKGDHLAELLHGKRYVLVLDGLEPLQHGGAAMRGELKDKAIRQLLRQLARHPCGLCIITTRIALHELSDRDAPTVIRHDLQNLTGADGIQLLQSLGVTGSAAELGKAVGEYGGHALALSLLGNVLRLRHQGDVRKRDTLKALVKAKGNQDSRHAFKVMQAYAEWFAGEPELALLHLLGLFDHPIGQDVLQMLWDAQIPHLTADIDEDEWLEAIASLREEHHLLSQHDSGGDLDCHPLIREYFGGQLQTQQPQAWQQAHERLYEYYKALPKNPLPDTLEEMQPLFSAVAHGCAAGLHTKSWEEVYWARIKRGNEHYIEKKLGAFSDNLATISHFFSKPWRVPASDLNNHRQALILNLAGFGLRALGRLRELEPMQANSDYDVKHERWLQAAQATNNLSELQLTLGDVAQAVESSGARSSRYADQSGDWQSRMMFRTTHADALHQAGDTAAALALFREAEQLQQENQPSYPRLYSLGGFRYCDLLLAQGSTEEVLERYEQWVEWRQDGDPLLDRSLEYLTLGRAHLQQLLLPSTSGRGAGGEGLHWLEQAVAGLRAAGTLHNLPWGLLARAALHRHTRDFARARQDLQEVFDIADGSGMRLHLTDYHLEMARLLVAEEKEGVCNTPLQGTADVGAYCIRPLQYHIAEAERLIAATGYHRRDKELMELQAALT from the coding sequence ATGACTAGGGTTTTCATCAGTTACAGCCACGATTCGGACGCACACCGCGAGTTTGTGCGCGGCATATCCGACCGTTTGCGTAAGGAAGGGCTGGATTGTCTGATTGACCTGTATGTGAACGGTTTTCCACCCGAAGGCTGGCAACGTTGGATGGAAAACCAGATCGAATCGGCTGATTTTGTGTTGCTGGTTTGCACCGAAACTTATTTGCGGCGTTACCGTGGACAGGAAACTGAGGGCGGGCGCGGCGTGACGTTTGAAGGCGTGGTCATCTCGCAAACGCTATACGATCACTATTACCGCAACACCAAGTTCATCCCGATGATTCCGACGCATGGCAGTCTGGATCATGTACCGCTAACACTGAAACCTTATTCAACGTATTGCCTGCCCAGTGATTACGACAAGTTGTACCGTGTGCTGACGGGGCAAGCTGAATACATTGCGCCGCCGCTGGGGGAAATCCGTTCCATGCCTGCGGCGAATGGACACACGCCGCCCTCCATCCACTCCGACCGCCTCCCCACCGTCAAAGGCGGCTTCTTCGGACGTACCGCCGAACTGCAACTCCTCAACACCGCATGGGCAAACACCACCACCCGCATCATCCAATTCATCGCCCCCGGCGGCACAGGCAAAACCAAGCTGCTGCGCCACTGGCTTGACCACACCACCGACATTCCGGTGCTGATTGCGTGGTCGTTCTATTCGCAAGGCGCAAGCGAAGACAAGCAGACTTCCGCCACGCCGTTTTTCAGCCATGCGTTTGCCAAGCTGGGTTCGACCCGCGAGCGGTTTGCGTCGGAGGAGGACAAGGGCGACCACCTCGCCGAGTTGCTGCACGGTAAACGCTACGTGCTGGTGCTGGATGGGCTGGAGCCGTTGCAACACGGCGGCGCGGCAATGCGCGGCGAACTCAAAGACAAAGCCATCCGCCAGTTGCTGCGCCAGCTTGCCCGCCATCCGTGCGGCTTGTGCATTATCACCACACGAATTGCGCTGCATGAACTCAGTGACCGCGACGCGCCTACTGTCATCCGCCACGATTTGCAAAACCTGACGGGGGCGGATGGCATCCAGTTGCTGCAATCGCTGGGGGTGACGGGCAGCGCGGCGGAACTGGGCAAGGCGGTGGGTGAATACGGCGGTCATGCGCTGGCGTTGAGTTTGCTGGGGAATGTGTTGCGGCTGCGGCATCAAGGCGATGTGCGCAAGCGTGATACGCTCAAGGCACTGGTCAAAGCAAAGGGCAATCAAGACAGCCGCCACGCCTTCAAGGTGATGCAGGCTTACGCAGAATGGTTTGCGGGCGAGCCTGAGCTGGCATTGCTGCACTTGTTGGGGCTGTTCGACCACCCCATCGGGCAAGACGTGCTGCAAATGCTGTGGGATGCGCAGATTCCACACCTGACCGCCGACATTGATGAAGATGAATGGCTGGAAGCCATCGCCAGTTTGCGCGAAGAACACCACCTGTTATCGCAGCATGACAGCGGCGGCGACCTCGACTGCCACCCGCTGATCCGCGAATACTTCGGCGGGCAACTGCAAACCCAACAGCCGCAAGCGTGGCAGCAGGCACATGAACGGCTGTACGAGTACTACAAAGCCCTGCCCAAGAACCCATTACCCGATACGCTGGAAGAAATGCAGCCGCTGTTCAGTGCGGTGGCGCATGGGTGTGCGGCGGGGTTGCATACAAAATCTTGGGAAGAGGTTTACTGGGCGCGAATCAAACGAGGAAATGAGCATTACATTGAAAAGAAGCTCGGTGCTTTCAGCGATAATTTGGCAACTATTTCACATTTCTTTTCAAAACCATGGAGGGTTCCAGCCTCAGATTTGAATAATCACAGGCAGGCTTTAATCCTAAACTTGGCAGGCTTCGGCTTACGTGCCTTGGGGCGGCTGCGTGAACTGGAGCCGATGCAGGCAAATTCCGATTACGATGTAAAGCATGAAAGGTGGCTTCAGGCAGCGCAAGCAACCAACAACCTCAGCGAACTGCAACTCACCCTCGGCGATGTGGCGCAAGCGGTGGAGAGCAGCGGCGCACGCAGCAGCCGCTACGCAGACCAGTCCGGGGATTGGCAATCACGCATGATGTTCCGCACCACCCACGCCGATGCCCTGCATCAGGCAGGGGACACCGCCGCCGCCCTTGCCCTGTTCCGGGAAGCGGAGCAACTCCAGCAGGAAAATCAGCCTTCGTACCCACGCCTGTATTCGCTGGGAGGTTTCCGCTACTGCGACCTGCTGCTGGCACAGGGCAGCACGGAGGAGGTGCTGGAGCGGTACGAACAATGGGTGGAATGGCGACAGGACGGTGATCCGCTGCTGGATAGATCATTGGAATATCTCACCCTCGGACGCGCCCATCTGCAACAACTCTTGCTCCCCTCTACCTCCGGGAGAGGGGCTGGGGGTGAGGGTCTTCACTGGCTGGAGCAGGCTGTCGCTGGTTTGCGTGCAGCAGGAACATTGCACAATTTACCGTGGGGTCTACTCGCCCGCGCTGCGCTGCACCGCCACACCCGCGACTTCGCCCGCGCCCGGCAGGACTTGCAGGAAGTGTTCGACATCGCCGACGGCAGCGGGATGCGGCTGCATTTGACGGATTATCATTTGGAGATGGCGCGGTTGTTGGTGGCGGAGGAGAAAGAGGGCGTATGCAATACGCCCCTACAGGGAACGGCAGACGTAGGGGCGTATTGCATACGCCCTCTTCAATACCACATCGCGGAAGCCGAACGTTTGATTGCGGCAACCGGCTACCACCGCCGCGACAAAGAACTGATGGAGTTACAAGCCGCCCTCACTTAA
- a CDS encoding oxidoreductase, protein MTDTNEQTYSNTCDAIVRSSKRITDTKTDEVREMVLTIHDPAFRAMPGQNIGVLVEGKHPFGNRFHHRYYSVLAAQPHGEGSDIEILVRRCSYIDEVSGEEYPGIASNYLCDAAPGKQITLTGPYKAAFKVPADNTSNLLMIGTGTGIAPFRTLIKSVYAQEQGWRGQVRLFYGAKSGLDALYMNDQNNDITNYYDQATFEAYQAIDPQAWRDASGNLGKSLAENGAKTWVMMQMPNTYVYLAGLKKQVAVLDKVMGELAGSAANWQALKNRLVADGRWAELVY, encoded by the coding sequence ATGACGGATACCAACGAACAGACTTACAGCAATACCTGCGACGCTATCGTTCGCTCCAGCAAGCGCATTACCGATACCAAAACGGATGAGGTGCGTGAGATGGTATTGACCATCCATGACCCGGCGTTCCGGGCGATGCCGGGGCAGAATATTGGCGTGCTGGTGGAAGGCAAACATCCGTTTGGCAACCGCTTCCATCATCGCTATTACAGCGTGTTAGCGGCACAGCCGCATGGCGAAGGCTCTGACATCGAGATTCTGGTGCGGCGTTGTTCCTACATCGACGAGGTGTCGGGCGAAGAATACCCCGGCATTGCCTCCAACTACCTGTGTGATGCCGCACCGGGCAAGCAGATTACCCTGACCGGGCCTTACAAGGCGGCGTTCAAAGTGCCTGCGGATAACACCAGCAACTTGTTGATGATTGGGACGGGGACGGGGATTGCGCCCTTCCGTACTTTGATCAAGTCAGTATACGCGCAGGAACAGGGCTGGCGTGGGCAAGTGCGCTTGTTCTACGGCGCGAAAAGCGGGCTGGATGCGTTGTACATGAACGACCAGAACAATGACATTACCAACTATTACGATCAGGCTACCTTTGAGGCGTATCAGGCGATTGACCCGCAGGCGTGGCGCGATGCGTCCGGCAATCTGGGCAAGAGTCTGGCGGAAAACGGCGCGAAAACCTGGGTAATGATGCAGATGCCGAACACTTACGTTTACCTTGCCGGGTTGAAGAAACAGGTGGCGGTGCTGGATAAGGTGATGGGCGAATTGGCGGGTTCGGCGGCGAACTGGCAGGCGTTGAAGAACCGGCTGGTGGCGGATGGGCGTTGGGCGGAGTTGGTGTATTAA
- a CDS encoding toxin-antitoxin system HicB family antitoxin encodes MGVITVRLPEDTHQRVKTLASSRNISINKLYEEFTIMALTQFDAENRFKALASRGNKQRGLELLKKLQNHYGDAD; translated from the coding sequence ATGGGCGTAATCACCGTCAGATTGCCAGAAGACACCCACCAACGGGTCAAAACGCTGGCGTCATCCCGCAATATCAGCATCAACAAGCTGTACGAAGAATTCACCATCATGGCACTCACCCAGTTTGATGCTGAAAACCGCTTCAAGGCACTTGCCAGCCGGGGCAACAAACAGCGTGGGTTGGAGCTGCTGAAAAAACTGCAAAACCATTACGGGGATGCTGACTGA